One Urechidicola croceus genomic window, AGTTGAGGTTTAATAACCTCTTCTAATCAAACTAAAATGCCCTTTTCTGATAAATGAAGTTCCATCTTCATCTATAAATTCTACCTTGAACCAATAATCGGTTGCGGGAAGTTCTTTGCCATTATTTAAACCATTCCAGCCTTCAGAATTTGGAAGAATATTTGCTACTATTTTTCCAAATCGATCATAAATGTAAATAATAGAATTGCCATAAAAATTAGAATTAGTTCCTTTTACATTCCAAGTGTCATTTACACCATCATTATTTGGCGTAAAATATTTTGGGTATCCAATAACAGAAACTTGAATAGGAGTGATGCCGCAATTGTTTTTATCTTGAACATAAACAGTATGAATTCCTGCTGGAACATTTTCAAAAATTGGCTCGTCTTGATAATCACCAAATTCTTCACCTAAAGAAAATTCATAATCACCAGATCCAAGATTAGAAATATCAATTGAAATACTGTTATTATCAGAGTCATCAATAATTGTAATCATTTCTTGAGTGATGGTTGCTTTTTCTGATTCATTGATTGTTATTTCTTGAGGAAAAGATTCGCATCCTAAACTTGAAATAGCAATCACTGAGTAAATACCACCTTCAGTAACAGTTGCAGAAGCATCCGTACTTATAATAGTTCCATCTGAATCTGTCCATTCATAAGATTCTGTATGAATAGCATTTTGCGTTGTTATTGTTAAACTCGGACTTTCATTAATACAAATTACATCTTCATCGTCTAATTCAAATTGTGGTCGATCACGCACAATCAATTCAAACGAAGTTTCATCATAACAAATCGTATTTAACGGATTTTCAACGCGTACATTGATGGTTTCATTTCCTGATAGAAAAGGATTTGGTAACGGACTCGAAAGTACATTTCCTTGACTATCGGTATAAGATACAATCATATCTGTTTGTCCATTTAGAACGATATCTTCAATAGCAGAAGTGTCAAATGGAAACAATCCATCAATATCATCATCACATTCAATTAAATTACCAATTGGATTTGCAACTGCTGCTGCATCTACTGAAAAGTTAATGGTAGTTTCGTCAAAACATCTACCATTGGGATCTTGAGAAAGTGTATTTTCAACTCTTACAGTAATAGTTTGTGAAGTCGTTTGAAAAGGATTTGGTAACGGACTTGGTAAGGCATCACCATTTTCAGCAACATAAAAAACATCAACATCGGTTTGAGTTCCGATAATGGTACTTTCAATAGTTGAGGTGTCAAATTCATACAATCCATCTCCATCAGGATCACACTGTTCTGGTATCGTGACAGGATTTGCCACAGGAACAGTTTCAACAGTCAAAGAAATATGTGCGCCCAATCCAAGGCAACTATTGTCCAATTGACTGTCTACACGCACATAAATATCTTGTGAATTTGGATAACCACTATTTTCATAGTTTGAAATATCCGTAATAAAGTTTTCTTCCGCTAAAGCATCATCAACATTTCGGTAATAGGTAATGTCTAATTGTTGTCCGACAGGAAACAAGGCTTCAATTTCAGTATTCACACTGCTAAAATCAAAAGTTGCAATCCCATCAGTATCGTCATCACATTGATAAAAATTTCGTTGAAAAGAACTTGGAATCAATGTTGTTGAAACAATTAAATTCACTTGAGAGGTTTTGTAACAACCATCAACGTTTTCAACTCTTGCCCAAATAGTATCGGTACTTACTGTTTCGTTGGTATATGTTATAGTGTTTGGAATTGGAGAGTTTCCACTTTCGGCTAATGCTAAAGTTTCGTGAAACGTAATTGTTTCGTTTAAATAATTTGCACTTATTTTATCTATGACTTCTTCCAAATTAAATAAACTAAAACCATTATTATCATCATCGCATTGTTTGAGTTCAACTGTTGGTGTGATAGTTGGAAGTGCATTAACTACAAGATTAAAACTTGTTTTAGAATCGCAAGAGTTATTAGAATGAGAAGTATTAGTTACATTCACATAAATTGTCTCCGTGGTATTTGTGTTTTGATAGGTTGTTGGATTTAAGATTTCATCAGTATATAAATTATCTGTGAAATAAGTAATATTATAATCAGGTTGTGTTTCCCAATTTAATATTTCCTCTTCTTTTTGAGTTAAATCAATTTCAATAAATCCATCAGTATCAGTTCCAACAGTTGTATTGTCACACAAAGGCAAATCAATTATATTT contains:
- a CDS encoding T9SS type B sorting domain-containing protein gives rise to the protein MKKQLILYTFLLISFVLYSQKEANIWYFGENAGVDFNSGVPVSLTDGQLNTREGCTSISDANGNLLFYSDGITVWNRNHQVMLNGTDLLGNSDSTQSAIIIPKPNDPNLYYIFTTDKQGGTKGLNYSEVDLTLDGGLGAITNVKNINLIPQCTEQVTAVHHQNEVDIWVIAHPWESNKFNSFLITSSGINSVPVESTTSLMLPPPDITGSGSATGQLKISPTGNKLGINNGEIGTHLFDFDNQTGVVSNLLQISSRKYNYGIEFSPSGKRLYIAGYDNYSSSTAFTYILQYNLDASNIAASEVLITNYYGVAFSLQLAPNNKIYAAKGGKFLSSIENPNAVGLSCNFIEDSVDLGIRNCVAGLPPFIQSYFTVSLSYQNICLGDATEFNLNTTVDSVTWDFGDPASGIDNTSTDIEPTHIFSSPGTYTVTATAISGGETAESEIDVIIFETPIAHPIDDIILCDTEQDGFVIFDTTTLEDNILNGQDPDLFEVIYYDGISNYNDNVPMEHPDMFELLTFSNADPVISVRNKNNPTCEDSMSFNISVIESPLINLNIIDLPLCDNTTVGTDTDGFIEIDLTQKEEEILNWETQPDYNITYFTDNLYTDEILNPTTYQNTNTTETIYVNVTNTSHSNNSCDSKTSFNLVVNALPTITPTVELKQCDDDNNGFSLFNLEEVIDKISANYLNETITFHETLALAESGNSPIPNTITYTNETVSTDTIWARVENVDGCYKTSQVNLIVSTTLIPSSFQRNFYQCDDDTDGIATFDFSSVNTEIEALFPVGQQLDITYYRNVDDALAEENFITDISNYENSGYPNSQDIYVRVDSQLDNSCLGLGAHISLTVETVPVANPVTIPEQCDPDGDGLYEFDTSTIESTIIGTQTDVDVFYVAENGDALPSPLPNPFQTTSQTITVRVENTLSQDPNGRCFDETTINFSVDAAAVANPIGNLIECDDDIDGLFPFDTSAIEDIVLNGQTDMIVSYTDSQGNVLSSPLPNPFLSGNETINVRVENPLNTICYDETSFELIVRDRPQFELDDEDVICINESPSLTITTQNAIHTESYEWTDSDGTIISTDASATVTEGGIYSVIAISSLGCESFPQEITINESEKATITQEMITIIDDSDNNSISIDISNLGSGDYEFSLGEEFGDYQDEPIFENVPAGIHTVYVQDKNNCGITPIQVSVIGYPKYFTPNNDGVNDTWNVKGTNSNFYGNSIIYIYDRFGKIVANILPNSEGWNGLNNGKELPATDYWFKVEFIDEDGTSFIRKGHFSLIRRGY